One genomic segment of Nonomuraea coxensis DSM 45129 includes these proteins:
- a CDS encoding S8 family serine peptidase gives MLITPRRRAALAGLVAAALLSPQALFPQAAAAAEPGKIDGAVQAALEQDGKATFWVRVKGAADLSGARRATTKQAKAELVVEAKTERAETAQQGLRKLLDARSADYTSYWIVNAVRVTADEKLASEIAKLPEVEAIAPVRTLSLPKPAEGAAEARVNAVEWNIDRIGAPRVWSETGNRGEGVVVATIDSGAQFDHPELAASYRGRNPDGTVTHDYNWFDPARVCPTSAPCDNNGHGTHVMGTMVGANGIGVAPGARWIAAKGCELNTCTDASLLAAGQWILAPTDASGRNPRPDLAPDIVNNSWGGDGYDPWYKETVEAWVAAGIFPAFANGNEGPACDTSGSPGQYVISYSAGGFDVDNAVYARSSKGEGEGGETKPNISAPAVNVRSSTPGGTYDSYTGTSMASPHVAATVALIWSASPALQGDVANTRPLLDSTAVDVDDTSCGGTAADNNVWGEGRLDAYAAVNAAPRGETGDLSGTVTSGGAPLAGATVTVTGAVTRTVTTGADGAYAIPRLLAGDYELTATKFGYDTATVRVTIAAGQSATADVPMTRKAGGTVSGTVSTAGTPEAGASVAARGTPVSAVTDAAGRYSLELPEGDYELAVTPASRCSSPATAAVTVSGDVTKDIELPLRGDGFGYTCKGGAQPYVAGTEKLALTGDDEAAQVTLPFPVPFYGAGQSRAWIATNGFLTFADARVSTASNGTLPTTSTPNHAVYPYWDDLIVDAQGGVYTAVTGTAPHRAFVVEWRNVTFYNATAQRISFAALLGEDGSISFRYKDLDSERARGTSATVGIENATGTDAMRYSYEEAALASGQGVTFTASRHGLVTGAVTDANDGDPIAGATVKVGDVATFTTGADGSFYGQVLAGDYEVTVSKEHYGTFTRAVSIAPASVTRLDTKLVTGRVSASAAELTVVMPAGSTRTRTLTLTNLGSPTPYTVTGETWAAVTPAAGELATGQQVTLKVTVSSDGVAAGTVRAGKVLVKSASGRQPTIEIAVKVVVPKLQVAVDVGGSKAATDAAGDAWTPDRRYAQGSHGYVATSSRTLSTTRTIAGTTDQALFRSAREGMLEYRFDGVPAGTYTVELDFAEIKNTQIGRRVFDVLVEGQLAIPALDLALESGAYTAVARQYTVRVDDGQLNVRFATRVGSPVVNAIRISERPDRTAP, from the coding sequence GTGCTCATCACCCCCCGCAGGCGGGCGGCCCTGGCCGGGCTCGTCGCCGCCGCCCTGTTATCCCCGCAGGCGTTGTTCCCGCAGGCCGCGGCCGCGGCCGAGCCCGGCAAGATCGACGGCGCCGTCCAGGCGGCGCTGGAGCAGGACGGCAAGGCCACCTTCTGGGTCCGGGTTAAGGGGGCCGCCGACCTGAGCGGCGCCCGCCGGGCCACCACCAAGCAGGCCAAGGCCGAGCTGGTCGTCGAGGCCAAGACCGAGCGCGCGGAGACGGCCCAGCAGGGCCTGCGCAAGCTGCTGGACGCCCGCTCGGCCGACTACACCTCGTACTGGATCGTCAACGCGGTGCGGGTCACCGCCGACGAGAAGCTGGCCTCGGAGATCGCCAAGCTGCCCGAGGTCGAGGCCATCGCCCCGGTGCGCACGCTCAGCCTGCCCAAGCCGGCCGAGGGCGCGGCCGAGGCGCGGGTGAACGCGGTCGAGTGGAACATCGACCGGATCGGCGCCCCGCGCGTGTGGAGCGAGACGGGCAACAGGGGCGAGGGCGTCGTCGTCGCCACGATCGACTCCGGCGCCCAGTTCGACCACCCCGAGCTGGCCGCGAGCTACCGGGGCAGGAACCCGGACGGCACCGTGACGCACGACTACAACTGGTTCGACCCGGCCCGGGTCTGCCCGACGTCGGCGCCGTGCGACAACAACGGCCACGGCACGCACGTCATGGGCACCATGGTCGGCGCGAACGGCATCGGCGTCGCCCCCGGCGCCCGCTGGATCGCCGCCAAGGGCTGCGAGCTGAACACGTGCACGGACGCCTCGCTGCTGGCCGCCGGGCAGTGGATCCTCGCGCCCACCGACGCCTCGGGGCGGAACCCGCGCCCCGACCTCGCGCCGGACATCGTCAACAACTCCTGGGGCGGCGACGGCTACGACCCGTGGTACAAGGAGACGGTCGAGGCGTGGGTGGCGGCCGGCATCTTCCCGGCCTTCGCCAACGGCAACGAGGGCCCGGCCTGCGACACCTCCGGCTCCCCCGGCCAGTACGTCATCAGCTACAGCGCGGGCGGCTTCGACGTCGACAACGCCGTGTACGCCCGCTCCAGCAAGGGCGAGGGCGAGGGCGGCGAGACCAAGCCGAACATCTCCGCGCCCGCCGTCAACGTGCGCTCCTCCACCCCCGGCGGCACCTACGACAGCTACACCGGCACCTCGATGGCCTCGCCGCACGTGGCGGCCACGGTGGCGCTGATCTGGTCGGCCTCGCCCGCGCTGCAGGGCGACGTGGCGAACACCCGGCCGCTGCTCGACTCGACCGCGGTGGACGTCGACGACACGAGCTGCGGCGGCACCGCGGCCGACAACAACGTCTGGGGCGAGGGCAGGCTCGACGCGTACGCGGCCGTCAACGCCGCGCCGAGGGGCGAGACCGGCGACCTCAGCGGCACGGTCACCTCCGGCGGCGCGCCGCTGGCCGGGGCCACGGTCACCGTGACCGGGGCGGTGACCCGCACGGTCACCACCGGCGCGGACGGCGCGTACGCGATCCCGCGCCTGCTGGCGGGCGACTACGAGCTGACCGCGACCAAGTTCGGCTACGACACGGCGACCGTCCGGGTGACGATCGCCGCCGGGCAGAGCGCCACCGCGGACGTGCCGATGACCCGCAAGGCCGGCGGCACGGTGTCCGGCACGGTCAGCACGGCGGGCACGCCCGAGGCGGGCGCGAGCGTCGCCGCGCGCGGCACGCCGGTGAGCGCCGTCACCGACGCGGCCGGCCGCTACAGCCTGGAGCTGCCGGAGGGCGACTACGAGCTGGCCGTCACCCCGGCCTCCCGCTGCTCCAGCCCGGCGACCGCGGCGGTCACCGTGTCCGGTGACGTCACCAAGGACATCGAGCTGCCGCTGCGCGGCGACGGGTTCGGCTACACCTGCAAGGGCGGGGCGCAGCCGTACGTGGCCGGGACCGAGAAGCTGGCGCTGACGGGCGACGACGAGGCCGCGCAGGTGACGCTGCCGTTCCCGGTGCCGTTCTACGGGGCGGGCCAGAGCCGGGCGTGGATCGCCACGAACGGGTTCCTCACCTTCGCCGACGCCCGGGTGTCCACGGCGAGCAACGGCACCCTGCCCACCACCTCGACGCCGAACCACGCGGTCTACCCGTACTGGGACGACCTGATCGTGGACGCGCAGGGCGGGGTGTACACGGCGGTGACGGGCACGGCCCCGCACCGGGCGTTCGTGGTGGAGTGGCGCAACGTCACCTTCTACAACGCCACCGCGCAGCGGATCTCGTTCGCGGCGCTGCTGGGCGAGGACGGCTCGATCTCCTTCCGCTACAAGGACCTCGACAGCGAGCGCGCCCGGGGCACCAGCGCCACGGTCGGCATCGAGAACGCGACCGGCACGGACGCGATGCGCTACTCCTACGAGGAGGCGGCGCTCGCCTCCGGGCAGGGCGTGACGTTCACCGCGAGCCGGCACGGCCTGGTGACGGGCGCGGTCACCGACGCCAACGACGGCGACCCGATCGCGGGGGCGACGGTCAAGGTGGGCGACGTGGCGACGTTCACGACGGGCGCGGACGGCTCCTTCTACGGGCAGGTGCTGGCCGGCGACTACGAGGTGACGGTGTCCAAGGAGCACTACGGCACCTTCACCAGGGCGGTCTCGATCGCGCCCGCCTCGGTGACCCGGCTCGACACGAAGCTGGTGACCGGGCGGGTGAGCGCGTCGGCGGCGGAGCTGACCGTGGTCATGCCAGCCGGGTCCACCCGTACGCGGACGCTGACGCTCACCAACCTCGGCTCGCCGACGCCGTACACGGTGACGGGCGAGACGTGGGCGGCGGTGACGCCCGCGGCCGGTGAGCTGGCCACCGGGCAGCAGGTGACGCTCAAGGTGACGGTCTCCAGCGACGGGGTCGCGGCTGGCACGGTGCGCGCCGGCAAGGTCCTGGTGAAGTCGGCGAGCGGGCGGCAGCCCACCATCGAGATCGCGGTCAAGGTCGTGGTGCCGAAGCTCCAGGTGGCGGTCGACGTCGGCGGGTCGAAGGCCGCGACCGACGCCGCCGGGGACGCCTGGACGCCCGACCGCAGGTACGCCCAGGGCTCCCACGGCTACGTCGCCACCTCCAGCAGGACGCTGAGCACGACCAGGACCATCGCGGGGACGACGGACCAGGCGCTGTTCAGGTCCGCCCGCGAGGGCATGCTGGAGTACCGCTTCGACGGGGTGCCGGCCGGGACGTACACGGTGGAGCTGGACTTCGCCGAGATCAAGAACACGCAGATCGGCAGGCGCGTGTTCGACGTGCTGGTCGAGGGGCAGCTCGCGATCCCGGCGCTGGACCTGGCGCTGGAGTCGGGCGCCTACACGGCCGTGGCCAGGCAGTACACGGTCCGGGTGGACGACGGGCAGCTCAACGTGCGCTTCGCGACGCGGGTGGGGTCGCCGGTCGTGAACGCGATCCGGATCTCCGAGCGGCCCGACCGCACGGCTCCCTGA
- the thyX gene encoding FAD-dependent thymidylate synthase encodes MRSVEPEVFIVARPALDYDELARYLSEVGGESWLERLDRGDLDAQNLAEFAGRLCYRSFEPGLNPNVVRIRENQDEYLRNILASAHGSVLEHVSFSFVLHNVSRVLTHELVRHRPGVAISQESLRFVRLDELPFWFPEWAQADEELMKRATAVLEQLEQFQLWMAGHFGLDEEGVPFSEKKHRTSFMRRFAPEGVATGLVWTANVRTLRHTIEARTAVGAEEEIRMLFQRIGELMRTEAPALFGDYVVEDGAWVPGWRKV; translated from the coding sequence ATGCGCAGTGTCGAACCCGAGGTCTTCATCGTCGCCCGTCCGGCGCTCGACTACGACGAGCTGGCCCGCTACCTCTCCGAGGTCGGCGGCGAGAGCTGGCTGGAGCGGCTCGACCGCGGCGACCTCGACGCGCAGAACCTCGCCGAGTTCGCCGGCCGGCTCTGCTACCGCTCCTTCGAGCCGGGCCTCAACCCCAACGTCGTACGCATCCGCGAAAACCAGGACGAATACCTGCGCAACATCCTGGCCAGCGCCCACGGCTCGGTCCTGGAGCACGTCAGCTTCAGCTTCGTGCTGCACAACGTGAGCCGCGTGCTCACCCACGAGCTCGTCCGGCACCGTCCCGGGGTGGCCATCTCGCAGGAGTCGCTGCGTTTCGTCCGCCTCGACGAGCTGCCGTTCTGGTTCCCCGAGTGGGCGCAGGCCGACGAGGAGCTCATGAAGCGGGCCACGGCGGTGCTGGAGCAGCTTGAGCAGTTCCAGCTCTGGATGGCCGGCCACTTCGGGCTCGACGAGGAGGGCGTGCCGTTCTCCGAGAAGAAGCACCGCACCTCGTTCATGCGCAGGTTCGCCCCCGAGGGCGTCGCCACCGGGCTGGTGTGGACGGCCAACGTGCGCACGCTGCGGCACACCATCGAGGCGCGCACCGCCGTGGGCGCGGAGGAGGAGATCCGCATGCTGTTCCAGCGCATCGGCGAGCTCATGCGCACGGAGGCCCCCGCCCTCTTCGGCGACTACGTCGTCGAGGACGGGGCCTGGGTCCCCGGCTGGCGCAAGGTCTGA
- a CDS encoding WD40/YVTN/BNR-like repeat-containing protein, with protein sequence MTDAVLAIGTRKGLFLARSRDGGPFEVEPIQFSTVAVPSVAVDTRAATPRLLAGIEYGHFGPSVMYSDDLGRTWSEAERPPIAFPEKTEATLTRVWQLVPSPSEPDVVWAGVEPGALFRSEDRGVTYRMVEGLWEHPHRPRWVPGGGGLCLHTIVCHPSDPRVMGVAISTGGFYRTSDGGLSWEAANQGIRAPFLPEGQQYPEFGQCVHKVAPDPARPGRLYLQHHFGVYRSDDFGGAWHDIGASLPSDFGFPVVAHPARPDTLYVLPLHADMDRTPVGHRYRVYRSDDAGGTWRAMERGLPEGPVHATVLRDAMTMSEAGLFFGTRDGEVHCSRDDGESWTTVARHLPDVLTVRAAVL encoded by the coding sequence ATGACTGACGCAGTGCTCGCGATCGGCACCCGCAAGGGCCTGTTCCTCGCCCGTTCCCGCGACGGCGGCCCGTTCGAGGTCGAGCCGATCCAGTTCTCCACGGTGGCGGTCCCGTCGGTCGCCGTCGACACCCGCGCCGCCACCCCCCGGCTGCTGGCCGGCATCGAGTACGGCCATTTCGGCCCGTCCGTCATGTACAGCGACGACCTGGGCCGCACCTGGAGCGAGGCCGAGCGCCCGCCGATCGCCTTCCCCGAGAAGACCGAGGCCACCCTGACCCGGGTGTGGCAGCTCGTGCCCTCCCCCAGCGAGCCCGACGTCGTGTGGGCCGGGGTCGAGCCCGGCGCGCTGTTCCGCTCGGAGGACCGCGGCGTGACCTACCGGATGGTCGAGGGGCTGTGGGAGCACCCGCACCGCCCGCGCTGGGTGCCGGGCGGCGGCGGGCTGTGCCTGCACACGATCGTCTGCCACCCCTCCGACCCCCGGGTCATGGGCGTGGCGATCTCGACGGGCGGCTTCTACCGCACCTCCGACGGCGGGCTGTCCTGGGAGGCGGCCAACCAGGGCATCCGGGCCCCGTTCCTGCCGGAGGGGCAGCAGTACCCCGAGTTCGGGCAGTGCGTGCACAAGGTCGCGCCCGATCCGGCCCGCCCCGGCCGGCTCTACCTCCAGCACCACTTCGGCGTCTACCGCAGCGACGACTTCGGCGGCGCCTGGCACGACATCGGCGCCTCGCTGCCGTCCGACTTTGGCTTCCCCGTCGTCGCCCATCCCGCCCGGCCGGACACGCTCTACGTGCTGCCGCTGCACGCCGACATGGACCGCACGCCGGTCGGCCACCGCTACCGCGTCTACCGCAGCGACGACGCCGGCGGCACCTGGCGGGCGATGGAGCGCGGCCTGCCGGAAGGGCCGGTCCACGCCACCGTGCTGCGCGACGCGATGACCATGTCGGAGGCGGGCCTGTTCTTCGGCACCCGCGACGGCGAGGTGCACTGCTCGCGCGACGACGGCGAGAGCTGGACGACGGTGGCCCGGCATCTGCCCGACGTCCTGACCGTGCGCGCGGCGGTGCTCTGA
- a CDS encoding glycosyltransferase family 39 protein — translation MERPLAWRSVTVVAVLLFGVLLALSPSYGYHRDELYFRVLSEHPGWGYVDQPPLTPLLAGAGIRLFGDTITGIRVFPALAMAVLVWLVALIARELDGSRAAQTLAAAGTATGAYTLIAGHSLLTLSFDLPLWAAAILFLLRALLREGEPRWWLAAGAVIGLATYNKHLIALLVLGLAAGLAAVGPRRVLASPWLWAGGLLALALAVPNLIYQVANDWPQLSMAAALSADKGAEQRMLFVPMQLTLFGPAVSVIAAFGFVRLWRDRRVRALAVAYPVAAALTLIAGGRFDYTGGLVLLLFAAGCVSAAAAARGVRLAAGAGLAFSGLLSALLALPLVPVAELAETPVPVLNEVARESVGWPEFVAAAQSARAAVPPAEQATAMVFTGSYGEHGALVRAGVPRVYSAHNHLWLFGPPPDTATTAVLVNVGPRIRGQFGTCEPRATVGNRAGVDNEEQGLTVWLCRDLRTPWSVSWPRWRHFS, via the coding sequence ATGGAGCGGCCCTTGGCGTGGCGGTCGGTCACGGTGGTCGCGGTGCTGCTGTTCGGGGTGCTGCTGGCGCTGAGCCCTTCCTACGGCTACCACCGCGACGAGCTGTACTTCCGGGTGTTGTCCGAGCATCCCGGCTGGGGATACGTGGACCAGCCGCCGTTGACGCCGTTGCTGGCCGGGGCGGGCATCCGGCTGTTCGGTGACACGATCACGGGCATCCGGGTGTTCCCGGCGCTGGCCATGGCGGTCCTGGTGTGGCTGGTGGCGCTCATCGCGCGCGAGCTGGACGGCTCCAGGGCGGCCCAGACGCTGGCGGCGGCGGGCACGGCGACGGGGGCGTACACCCTCATCGCCGGGCACTCGCTGCTGACGCTCAGCTTCGACCTGCCGCTGTGGGCGGCGGCGATCCTGTTCCTGCTGAGGGCGCTGCTGCGGGAGGGGGAGCCGCGCTGGTGGCTGGCCGCGGGGGCGGTGATCGGGCTGGCCACCTACAACAAGCACCTCATCGCGCTGCTGGTGCTGGGCCTGGCGGCCGGGCTGGCGGCCGTGGGGCCGCGGCGGGTGCTCGCGAGCCCGTGGCTGTGGGCGGGCGGCCTGCTGGCGCTCGCGCTGGCCGTGCCGAACCTGATCTACCAGGTGGCCAACGACTGGCCGCAGCTCAGTATGGCGGCGGCGCTCAGCGCGGACAAGGGCGCGGAGCAGCGCATGCTGTTCGTGCCGATGCAGCTCACGCTGTTCGGGCCGGCGGTGTCGGTGATCGCGGCTTTCGGGTTCGTGCGGCTGTGGCGGGACCGGCGGGTGCGGGCGCTGGCGGTGGCCTATCCGGTGGCCGCGGCGCTGACGCTGATCGCCGGCGGGCGTTTCGACTACACCGGCGGGCTGGTGCTGCTGCTGTTCGCGGCGGGCTGCGTGTCGGCCGCCGCGGCGGCCCGCGGGGTGCGGCTGGCGGCGGGTGCGGGCCTGGCGTTCAGCGGGCTGCTGTCGGCCCTGCTGGCGCTGCCGCTGGTGCCGGTGGCGGAGCTCGCGGAGACGCCGGTGCCGGTGCTCAACGAGGTGGCGCGCGAGTCGGTCGGCTGGCCGGAGTTCGTGGCGGCCGCGCAGAGCGCGCGCGCCGCGGTCCCGCCGGCCGAGCAGGCGACGGCGATGGTGTTCACCGGCAGCTACGGCGAGCACGGGGCGCTGGTGCGGGCCGGGGTGCCGCGTGTGTACTCGGCGCACAACCACCTCTGGCTGTTCGGCCCGCCGCCGGACACCGCCACCACGGCGGTGCTGGTGAACGTGGGGCCGCGGATCCGCGGGCAGTTCGGGACGTGCGAGCCGCGGGCCACGGTCGGCAACCGGGCCGGCGTGGACAACGAGGAGCAGGGGCTCACGGTGTGGCTCTGCCGGGACCTGCGTACCCCGTGGTCGGTCAGCTGGCCGCGCTGGCGGCATTTCAGCTGA
- a CDS encoding amidohydrolase family protein, with the protein MLCVDLPDTVRDALLAPLVDHHCHGVHRDDLGRARFELLISEGGAPAPPGTTHFDTPYGMAVRRWCAPVLDLEPHAPPAVYLSRRADLGAVEVNRRLLAAAGVVAFLVDTGTQDLGLLSAAEMGRHGGAAADELVRVEQIEQDVAESAALAVDYLDTLGEELSARAARAVGLKTVVATRCGLDFDPARPSRGSVIAAANRRLAAPREPLTDPVLLRHLLWSAVDVARERGLPLQLHTGFPTSTAPVPPHPDPTRFHGALGHPDAARLNGGGAGHTDSGRSSGGGDGYADPARPSGGGGRALSASELLLGGLVTPPEPPGPHRTDPARLSAFIAALQPLSVPVILLGCYPFHRQAAYLAGLHPHVYVDVGLALPHSAAAAARVMEDLLELAPFHKLLFSSGSRGLAESCLLGALYYRRALGAALAARVREGEWSAADAARVAHMIGSGNARRVYRL; encoded by the coding sequence ATGCTCTGCGTAGATCTGCCCGACACGGTGCGTGACGCGCTGCTGGCCCCGCTCGTGGACCACCACTGCCACGGCGTGCACCGCGACGACCTGGGCCGGGCCCGGTTCGAGCTGCTCATCAGCGAGGGCGGGGCCCCGGCGCCGCCCGGGACCACCCACTTCGACACCCCTTACGGGATGGCGGTGCGGCGCTGGTGCGCGCCCGTGCTCGACCTGGAGCCGCACGCCCCGCCCGCCGTCTACCTCTCCCGCCGGGCCGACCTCGGGGCCGTCGAGGTCAACCGGCGGCTGCTGGCCGCAGCGGGGGTGGTCGCGTTCCTGGTCGACACCGGGACCCAGGACCTCGGCCTGCTGTCGGCCGCCGAGATGGGCCGCCACGGCGGGGCCGCGGCCGACGAGCTGGTCCGCGTCGAGCAGATCGAGCAGGACGTCGCCGAGAGCGCCGCGCTCGCCGTCGACTACCTCGACACCCTGGGCGAGGAGCTGTCCGCCCGCGCCGCCCGCGCCGTCGGGCTGAAGACCGTCGTCGCCACCCGGTGCGGGCTCGACTTCGACCCGGCCCGGCCGAGCCGCGGCTCGGTGATCGCCGCCGCCAACCGCCGGCTCGCCGCGCCCAGGGAGCCGCTGACCGACCCGGTGCTGCTGCGGCACCTGCTCTGGAGCGCCGTGGACGTCGCCAGGGAACGCGGCCTCCCCCTCCAGCTTCACACCGGCTTCCCCACCTCCACCGCCCCCGTCCCACCCCACCCCGACCCCACCCGCTTCCACGGCGCCCTCGGCCACCCGGACGCCGCCCGTCTGAACGGCGGGGGAGCCGGTCACACCGACTCTGGCCGTTCCAGTGGCGGGGGCGACGGCTACGCCGACCCTGCGCGTCCCAGCGGCGGGGGCGGGCGGGCGCTGAGCGCGTCCGAGCTGCTTCTGGGCGGCCTCGTGACGCCGCCGGAGCCGCCCGGCCCGCACCGCACCGACCCGGCCAGGCTGAGCGCGTTCATCGCCGCCCTGCAGCCCCTGAGCGTGCCGGTGATCCTGCTCGGCTGCTACCCGTTCCACCGCCAGGCCGCCTACCTCGCCGGCCTCCACCCCCACGTCTACGTGGACGTCGGCCTCGCCCTGCCGCACAGCGCCGCCGCCGCGGCCCGCGTCATGGAGGACCTTCTGGAGCTCGCCCCCTTCCACAAGCTGCTCTTCAGCTCCGGCTCCCGGGGCCTGGCCGAGAGCTGCCTGCTCGGCGCGCTCTACTACCGCCGCGCCCTCGGCGCGGCCCTGGCCGCCCGCGTCCGCGAGGGCGAGTGGAGCGCCGCCGACGCCGCCCGCGTCGCCCACATGATCGGCTCGGGCAACGCCCGCCGCGTCTACCGCCTCTGA
- a CDS encoding anthranilate synthase component I, with amino-acid sequence METSGYTTAGGIGVEREAHEVDEAALEEIVTALGERRGGAFSSGMDYPGRYSRWAFGYVDPCLELVARGRTIAATALNERGRVVLPAVASCLLAAGKPVSEPTADRVEVHVPESEDLLPEELRSRRPTVFTAIREVIAAFRGDDPHLGLYGAFGYDLAFQFEPIRQELVRPDDQRDLLLHLPDRLVVVDRQRETCVEYRYEFTVDGATTRGMERTGSATPLREPGELPADPVRGDYAKVVAAAKEKFKRGDLFEVVPGQVFHAACTDPAGFYRALRRSNPAPYEFLISLGEGEHLVGASPEMYVRVSGDRVETCPISGTIARGSNPVEDAEAIRTLLSSVKEESELTMCTDVDRNDKSRICVPGTVKVIGRRQIELYSRLIHTVDHIEGRLRPEFDALDAFLTHMWAVTVTGAPKTWAMQFIEDHEATTRRWYGGAIGFIGFDGSMNTGLTLRTAQVKNGVATVRAGATLLFDSDPEAEERETELKASALLGALAAVNEPGAVPVAEPRPQPGLGMKVLLVDHEDSFVNTLADYFRQEGADVVTLRHGFPPHMIDDIAPDLVVLSPGPGRPSDFGMSALLDQVYARDLPVFGVCLGLQAMVEHAGGTLELLGYPEHGKRGQVGRLGDSALLDGLPERFTAARYHSLHAKRPGVVGFEATALTPDGNVMAIEDTERRRFAVQFHPESILTQEGGAGARVIANVLRLCRR; translated from the coding sequence GTGGAGACGAGCGGATATACCACCGCCGGGGGGATCGGCGTCGAGCGCGAGGCCCACGAGGTCGACGAGGCGGCGCTCGAAGAGATCGTGACCGCCCTGGGGGAGCGCCGCGGCGGCGCCTTCTCCTCGGGCATGGACTATCCGGGCCGCTACAGCCGATGGGCCTTCGGCTACGTCGACCCGTGCCTCGAACTGGTCGCCCGGGGCCGCACCATCGCCGCCACCGCGCTCAACGAGCGCGGCCGCGTCGTCCTCCCGGCCGTCGCCTCCTGCCTGCTGGCCGCGGGCAAGCCGGTCAGCGAGCCGACCGCCGACCGCGTCGAGGTGCACGTCCCCGAGTCGGAGGACCTGCTCCCCGAGGAGCTGCGCAGCCGCCGGCCCACCGTCTTCACCGCCATCCGCGAGGTCATCGCCGCCTTCCGCGGCGACGACCCGCACCTCGGCCTGTACGGCGCCTTCGGCTACGACCTGGCCTTCCAGTTCGAGCCCATCCGGCAGGAGCTCGTCCGCCCCGACGACCAGCGCGACCTGCTGCTCCACCTGCCGGACCGGCTCGTCGTCGTCGACCGCCAGCGCGAGACCTGCGTCGAATACCGCTACGAGTTCACCGTCGACGGCGCCACCACCCGCGGGATGGAGCGCACCGGGTCCGCCACGCCCCTCCGCGAGCCCGGCGAACTGCCCGCCGACCCCGTCAGGGGCGACTACGCCAAGGTCGTCGCCGCCGCCAAGGAGAAGTTCAAGCGCGGCGACCTGTTCGAGGTGGTGCCCGGCCAGGTCTTCCACGCCGCCTGCACCGACCCGGCCGGCTTCTACCGCGCCCTGCGCCGCAGCAACCCCGCCCCGTACGAGTTCCTCATCAGCCTCGGCGAGGGCGAGCACCTGGTCGGCGCCTCGCCCGAGATGTACGTCCGGGTCAGCGGCGACCGCGTCGAGACCTGCCCCATCTCCGGCACGATCGCCCGCGGCAGCAACCCGGTCGAGGACGCCGAGGCCATCCGTACGCTCCTGTCCAGCGTGAAGGAGGAGTCGGAGCTGACCATGTGCACCGACGTGGACCGCAACGACAAGTCGCGCATCTGCGTCCCCGGCACCGTCAAGGTCATCGGCCGCCGCCAGATCGAGCTCTACTCCCGCCTCATCCACACCGTCGACCACATCGAGGGCCGCCTGCGCCCCGAGTTCGACGCCCTCGACGCCTTCCTCACCCACATGTGGGCCGTCACCGTCACCGGCGCGCCCAAGACGTGGGCCATGCAGTTCATCGAGGACCACGAGGCCACCACCCGCCGCTGGTACGGCGGCGCCATCGGCTTCATCGGCTTCGACGGCTCCATGAACACCGGCCTCACCCTGCGCACCGCCCAGGTGAAGAACGGCGTGGCCACCGTACGCGCCGGGGCCACGCTGCTGTTCGACTCCGACCCCGAGGCCGAGGAGCGCGAGACCGAGCTCAAGGCCAGCGCCCTGCTCGGCGCCCTCGCCGCGGTCAACGAGCCCGGCGCCGTCCCGGTCGCCGAGCCGCGCCCGCAGCCGGGCCTCGGCATGAAGGTGCTGCTCGTGGACCACGAGGACTCCTTCGTCAACACCCTGGCCGACTACTTCCGCCAGGAGGGCGCCGACGTCGTGACCCTGCGCCACGGCTTCCCGCCCCACATGATCGACGACATCGCGCCGGACCTCGTCGTGCTCTCGCCCGGCCCCGGCAGGCCGTCCGACTTCGGGATGTCCGCCCTGCTCGACCAGGTCTACGCCCGCGACCTGCCCGTCTTCGGCGTCTGCCTCGGGCTGCAGGCCATGGTCGAGCACGCCGGAGGCACGCTGGAGCTCCTCGGCTACCCCGAGCACGGCAAGCGCGGCCAGGTCGGCCGCCTCGGCGACAGCGCCCTGCTCGACGGCCTGCCCGAGCGGTTCACCGCCGCCCGCTACCACTCGCTGCACGCCAAGCGGCCGGGGGTGGTCGGCTTCGAGGCCACCGCGCTCACGCCCGACGGCAACGTCATGGCGATCGAGGACACCGAGCGGCGCCGCTTCGCCGTGCAGTTCCACCCCGAGTCGATCCTCACCCAGGAGGGCGGCGCGGGCGCCAGGGTCATCGCGAACGTGCTGCGCCTGTGCCGCCGGTGA